A genome region from Streptomyces antimycoticus includes the following:
- a CDS encoding enoyl-CoA hydratase/isomerase family protein codes for MTVRTRVEESGVAVVTLDRPERHNAIDLETVGELTAIWRRFRHDDAVRAVVLTGAGGRAFSTGIDRSVEVAQPPSPYAMDDPLRTVGPKANDLWKPVVAAVAGMACGGAFYLLGEAEFIVADETAAFFDPHTSYGMVSAYEAVYMAQRMPMGEVARMALMGTAERLSARRAYETGLASEVVPAGEALTAAMRAASVIASYPTEAVQGTVRALWAAKEAALAQALAQAPQLIALGNLPPGRQAALFAARTPGFRTR; via the coding sequence ATGACGGTCCGCACCCGGGTGGAGGAGAGCGGGGTCGCGGTCGTCACCCTCGACCGGCCCGAGCGGCACAACGCCATCGACCTGGAGACGGTCGGCGAACTGACGGCCATATGGCGGCGCTTCCGCCACGATGACGCGGTCCGGGCCGTCGTCCTCACCGGCGCGGGCGGCCGGGCCTTCAGCACCGGCATCGACCGCTCGGTGGAGGTCGCGCAGCCGCCGTCGCCCTACGCGATGGACGATCCGCTGCGCACCGTCGGGCCCAAGGCGAATGACCTGTGGAAGCCGGTGGTCGCGGCGGTGGCCGGGATGGCGTGCGGCGGGGCGTTCTATCTGCTGGGCGAGGCCGAGTTCATCGTCGCCGACGAGACGGCGGCCTTCTTCGATCCGCACACCAGCTATGGGATGGTCAGCGCCTACGAGGCCGTCTATATGGCACAGCGGATGCCGATGGGCGAGGTCGCGCGGATGGCGCTGATGGGGACCGCAGAGCGGCTCTCGGCCCGACGGGCGTATGAGACGGGCCTGGCCAGCGAGGTGGTCCCGGCCGGTGAGGCCCTTACGGCGGCCATGCGCGCCGCGTCGGTTATCGCGTCGTACCCGACGGAGGCGGTGCAGGGGACCGTAAGGGCGCTATGGGCGGCGAAGGAGGCGGCGCTGGCCCAGGCGCTCGCACAGGCCCCTCAGTTGATCGCGCTGGGCAATCTGCCGCCGGGGCGCCAGGCCGCGCTCTTCGCGGCCCGTACGCCCGGCTTCCGTACGCGGTGA
- a CDS encoding lipid-transfer protein has protein sequence MGATRSTAGATGPTAGAALKDATAIAGIGQTPFAKRLPESEKTLACRAILAALDDAGIAPSEVDAFASYTMEETDEVEVAKAIGAGEVTFFSKVGYGGGGSCATVAHLAAAVATGQASVGVAWRSRKRGSGPRPWTNTRAQLPTPAQWTRPYGLLRPADEIGLLARRYMHEYGATRDHFFNVALACRNRANQNPAAIMYDRPLTREMYMTARWISEPLCLFDNCLETDGALACVVVSAERARDCRQRPVYVHSAAQGLPAQHHGMVNYWNDDPLTGPSWTAARRLWETADFGPQDVDVAQIYDAFTPLIPLSLEGYGFCARGEGAAFTEGGALEIGGRLPLNTGGGGLSEAYVHGFNLITEGVRQLRGTGTAQVPGATTCLVTAGEGVPTSALLLRS, from the coding sequence AGACCCCCTTCGCCAAACGCCTCCCCGAATCCGAGAAGACCCTGGCCTGCCGGGCGATCCTGGCCGCGCTCGACGACGCCGGTATCGCCCCGTCCGAGGTGGACGCCTTCGCCTCGTACACCATGGAGGAGACCGACGAGGTCGAGGTCGCCAAGGCCATCGGCGCCGGGGAGGTGACCTTCTTCAGCAAGGTCGGCTACGGGGGCGGCGGTTCCTGTGCGACCGTCGCACATCTGGCCGCCGCGGTCGCCACCGGACAGGCGAGCGTCGGGGTGGCCTGGCGGTCGCGCAAACGCGGCAGCGGGCCGCGCCCCTGGACCAACACCCGGGCGCAGCTGCCCACCCCGGCCCAGTGGACCCGGCCGTACGGACTGCTGCGTCCGGCCGATGAGATCGGACTGCTGGCCCGGCGCTATATGCATGAGTACGGCGCGACCCGCGATCACTTCTTCAATGTGGCGCTGGCCTGCCGCAACCGGGCCAATCAGAACCCCGCCGCGATCATGTACGACCGCCCGCTGACCCGCGAGATGTATATGACCGCGCGGTGGATCAGCGAGCCCCTCTGCCTCTTCGACAACTGCCTGGAGACCGATGGCGCGCTGGCCTGTGTGGTGGTGTCGGCCGAGCGGGCGCGCGACTGCCGGCAACGGCCGGTGTACGTCCACTCCGCCGCCCAGGGGCTGCCCGCCCAGCACCACGGGATGGTCAACTACTGGAACGACGACCCGCTCACCGGCCCCTCCTGGACCGCCGCCCGCCGACTGTGGGAAACCGCAGACTTCGGGCCGCAGGATGTGGATGTCGCGCAGATCTACGACGCGTTCACCCCGCTGATCCCGCTCTCCCTGGAGGGCTACGGCTTCTGCGCCCGCGGCGAGGGCGCCGCCTTCACCGAGGGGGGCGCACTGGAGATCGGCGGACGGCTGCCGCTCAACACCGGCGGGGGCGGCCTCAGCGAGGCGTACGTCCATGGCTTCAACCTGATCACCGAGGGGGTCAGACAGCTGCGCGGCACCGGCACCGCCCAGGTCCCCGGCGCCACGACCTGCCTGGTCACGGCGGGTGAAGGGGTTCCCACATCCGCCCTGCTGCTGAGGAGTTGA
- a CDS encoding Zn-ribbon domain-containing OB-fold protein, with the protein MTQTDTTADATTGATTDTTTGTPADPTADPTTAASGGGEGSDGLLAPVPDEDGSPFFAYAARGELRVQCCADCGEPRFPPRPCCPHCQSFDCLWKRMSGRGRIWSYVLPHPPLLPAYAEQAPYNVVLVELADAPRIRLVGNLVATADAALNSVPPERIRIGAPVKAAFHATDGRLTVVRWLLERP; encoded by the coding sequence ATGACACAGACGGACACGACGGCTGACGCGACAACGGGCGCGACGACCGACACGACGACGGGCACGCCGGCTGACCCGACGGCTGACCCGACGACGGCCGCGAGCGGCGGAGGCGAGGGGTCCGACGGGCTGCTGGCGCCCGTGCCCGACGAGGACGGGTCACCCTTCTTCGCCTACGCGGCGCGCGGCGAACTGCGCGTCCAGTGCTGCGCCGACTGCGGCGAACCGCGCTTCCCTCCGCGGCCCTGCTGCCCCCACTGCCAGTCCTTCGACTGCCTGTGGAAAAGGATGAGCGGCCGTGGCCGGATCTGGTCGTACGTGCTGCCCCATCCCCCGCTGTTGCCCGCCTACGCGGAGCAGGCGCCGTACAACGTCGTCCTCGTAGAGCTCGCGGACGCCCCGCGCATCCGGCTGGTGGGCAATCTGGTCGCCACCGCGGACGCCGCGCTGAACTCGGTCCCGCCGGAGCGGATCCGTATCGGCGCGCCCGTGAAGGCCGCCTTCCACGCCACGGACGGCAGGCTCACGGTGGTGCGCTGGCTGCTGGAGCGGCCATGA